Proteins co-encoded in one Pseudoliparis swirei isolate HS2019 ecotype Mariana Trench chromosome 7, NWPU_hadal_v1, whole genome shotgun sequence genomic window:
- the LOC130196101 gene encoding uncharacterized protein LOC130196101 produces the protein MCRLGNILLWNLMAAAILLGQGRPNMKVNSQSSSGLHSDCVGNLMRLSLDKALAVGNGLEVEAINGTQHIVLTPNLAAQCGYSMESDPWGNTIIYSSLLGCYVDNKDDQTFNVGLRLRLYGPSGSDLVTHDVMKTCSYTRWASREILCDRNYMEVSHHIATPEAKGQTQDVKEIDIIPDASGAAHGIWKLIFYTPEPVSMVLREAEQAGYGAMATSTRLVLRSPYNTAETTSEEVDGVSMEVFRVSAYYKAPHGLAVVDLAAACPTGGVLFINNIISWHVPHRMTPLVDDSFEIREMHMGINGKRLDRSQMAARGYTLSATDFHIVIEIPVGSPDGHYKSHAPDYQYHITYHVEPMLEVLWRTTVSQDDTRYKVLFPITTPLILQALHVQENTVPEARVFSVVLGPLLHDVVLRNITFSTSVLTVEESNARGFTVQEHRHSNGSKSISVLVPFDADIVQKDNPEPLVTTYFLSLIFGFIILPEDAPFAHPVELQASLQDVDLPTITGTCDQNQFYISVKYGSQGNNFKAMVGNQQLTPEMADYQFQENGTHLNVILPYNAKDTTFELITSDSLRAHVDFFLLHTHNEWVLADLLLSCNFPLTTTKCYPNGTMAATAVKVDSVTNMIPSRLTLKDQSCKPTFSGDRFAYFSFNVASCGTTRMFFDHYMLYENEIALPYNKGASPVGPQYRQTISCYYVVNETQTVGFSANPRQYEPTTEIGSGQLMVQMRLSQDSSYTLFYQAADYPVVKYLRQPLYFEVELIESTDPNLELILESCWATLDEDRTSLPSWDIIVDSCENPDDSYVTIFHPVVSDARVLVPSHIKRFSMKMFTFTKDEEVLKNEIFVHCDAEICDSHSQADGSCRGQCVQPAHQMNYRRQGKRVRRGTDSSNHRQISSGPIVLLCSNF, from the exons ATGTGTAGGCTTGGGAACAT TTTGCTCTGGAACTTGATGGCTGCAGCAATCCTCTTGGGTCAAGGAAGGCCAAATATGAAAGTCAATTCACAGTCAA GCAGTGGCTTGCATTCAGACTGCGTGGGTAATTTAATGAGGCTGTCATTGGACAAGGCCCTAGCAGTGGGGAATGGGCTTGAGGTGGAGGCCATCA ATGGTACCCAGCACATTGTGTTAACACCCAACTTGGCTGCTCAGTGTGGATACAGCATGGAGTCTGACCCATGGGGTAACACCATAATCTATTCATCTCTGCTGGGCTGCTACGTGGACAACAAA GACGACCAAACCTTTAATGTTGGCTTAAGGCTCCGGCTGTACGGCCCCAGTGGATCAGACTTGGTTACCCATGATGTGATGAAGACGTGCAGCTACACTCGCTGGGCCTCTCGAGAGATTCTCTGCGACAGGAACTACATGGAA gTGTCTCACCACATTGCTACTCCTGAAGCTAAGGGACAAACTCAAGATGTTAAAGAGATCGACATCATTCCTGAC GCCTCTGGGGCAGCACATGGCATCTGGAAGTTGATATTTTACACCCCAGAACCAGTGTCGATGGTGCTGAGGGAGGCTGAACAAGCCGGCTATGGTGCCATGGCGACCTCAACCCGTCTGGTTCTGCGATCCCCCTACAATACAGCAGAGACTACATCGGAAGAA GTGGATGGAGTCTCCATGGAAGTGTTCAGGGTGAGCGCCTACTACAAGGCACCACATGGTCTGGCTGTGGTGGACTTGGCAGCTGCTTGTCCCACAG GTGGCGTCCTCTTCATCAACAATATAATCTCTTGGCACGTACCTCACCGCATGACACCACTGGTAGATGACAGCTTTGAAATCCGAGAAATGCACATGGGCATCAACGGCAAGAGGCTTGATAGATCTCAGATGGCTGCACGAGGGTACACGCTGTCCGCCACAGATTTCCACATCGTCATTGAGATCCCAGTCGGCTCGCCTGACGGTCACTACAAG AGCCATGCCCCAGATTACCAGTACCACATCACCTatcatgtggagcccatgctTGAGGTACTGTGGAGGACCACTGTCTCCCAAGATGACACCAGATACAAGGTTTTGTTTCCCATTACCACCCCTCTTATTCTTCAAGCTCTCCATGTCCAAGAAA ATACTGTCCCAGAGGCCCGAGTGTTCAGCGTTGTCTTGGGGCCCCTTCTTCATGATGTGGTGCTGAGGAACATCACCTTCTCCACCAGTGTGCTCACTGTTGAAGAGAGCAATGCCAGAGGTTTTACCGTCCAAGAGCACCGCCACTCCAATGGAAGCAAGAGCATCTCTGTTTTAGTGCCCTTTGATGCCGATATCGTCCAGAAAGAT AATCCTGAACCCTTGGTTACAAcctacttcctctctctgatctTTGGGTTTATCATCCTTCCTGAGGACGCTCCATTTGCCCACCCAGTCGAGTTGCAGGCATCTCTGCAAGATGTTG ATCTACCCACCATCACTGGCacctgtgaccagaaccagtttTACATCAGTGTGAAATACGGCAGTCAAGGCAACAATTTCAAGGCAATGGTTGGAAATCAACAGCTGACACCTGAGATGGCTGACTACCAGTTCCAAGAAAACGGCACACACTTAAACGTCATTCTTCCATATAATGCCAAGGACACGACCTTCGAG CTGATAACATCGGATTCACTAAGGGCCCACGTCGACTTCTTTCTGTTGCATACCCATAATGAGTGGGTGCTCGCTGATCTCCTCTTGTCCTGCAACTTCCCCTTAACAACAACCA AGTGCTACCCCAATGGAACGATGGCGGCTACGGCTGTGAAGGTGGATTCTGTGACCAATATGATCCCAAGTAGGCTGACCCTAAAGGACCAGTCTTGCAAACCGACATTCAGTGGTGATCGCTTTGCATATTTCTCTTTCAATGTTGCATCCTGTGGAACCACAAGAATG TTCTTTGaccactacatgctgtatgaaAATGAGATTGCCTTGCCTTACAACAAAGGAGCATCGCCAGTTGGTCCGCAGTACAG ACAAACTATTTCCTGCTACTATGTGGTCAATGAGACTCAGACTGTTGGCTTCAGCGCAAACCCAAGACAATATGAACCCACCACAGAGATCGGCTCAGGACAGCTGATGGTTCAAATGAGGCTATCCCAGG ATTCATCGTACACGCTCTTCTACCAAGCGGCAGATTATCCAGTTGTAAAATATCTGAGGCAGCCTTTGTATTTTGAGGTGGAGCTGATTGAGTCGACTGACCCAAATTTGGAGCTCATCTTGGAGAGCTGTTGGGCTACACTTGATGAAGACCGGACGTCTCTGCCTAGCTGGGATATCATTGTGGACAG CTGTGAGAATCCTGATGACAGCTATGTGACTATTTTCCATCCTGTTGTGAGTGACGCCAGGGTTTTAGTCCCATCCCACATCAAACGCTTCTCAATGAAGATGTTCACCTTCACTAAAGATGAGGAGGTTCTGAAGAACGAG ATCTTTGTCCACTGTGATGCTGAGATTTGTGACTCGCACAGCCAAGCAGATGGTTCATGCAGAGGCCAGTGTGTGCAACCTGCACACCAGATGAACTACAGACGACAGGGAAAACGGG tgcGAAGAGGTACAGACTCCAGCAACCACAGGCAAATCTCCTCTGGGCCTATTGTTTTACTCTGCTCAAACTTCTGA
- the mpeg1.1 gene encoding macrophage expressed 1, tandem duplicate 1 — translation MNLKVAETLLALFLLYVCSSVPISRPTNWLRQCRASSNLSITALEVLPGGGWDNLRNTDAGRVMNLSYFQCQSTEDGLYLIPDEVFVIPHKETGIEMNSEIISSWLEQRSLTSHSINAEISFFSVLNGKFSTENQRMKTHQVKDSSTTARVQVRNFIYTVKAFPDFTLDTRFSQQVKEIADAIENNQTRNVVYLSEKMVLDYGTHVITSVDAGATLVGEDYIHSSNVSDSASDSSSVKMQAGLNFFDKVKFEISSQNTQQSSSLLTYQSKIQYSLIQSHGGGTPFYPGITLQKWQESIKNNLVAIDRSGFPLHYFININTLLDLPPPTVDKVALAVSQAVERYYMVNTRPGCVDVKSKNFNFQANIDDASCEGPATNLSFGGVYQKCTFISSDAGPLCDALAQKNPQTGNFSCLSPYSATLLRSEVRQQGYTTYDCHNQGSKCGFLWLSHCDSQVCQDNYHVRSARIDTYWCSVSGKAPDNSGYLFGGMYSPSLLNPLTNRKSCPTSFIPVKFLSDGQVICVGKDYEIGSRYSVPFGGLFSCQSNNPLANNQRRCPPKFSQHLAAVSDGCEILYCVQSDLFTGGQLLPIRLPPFIKPPLVSMQATNTVMVMIDGDMSWIRVGKTKAWKLAKPEEIKAMVEKLNPESRQMSGGEKAGLAFGLIGMMALVVIVAVVLVKRRRGKLSGFRTAGSYEEIHDEVECKEQDAA, via the exons ATGAACTTGAAGGTAGCAGAGACCCTCCtggctctcttcctcctctatgtctgctcttcggtccccATCAGCCGCCCCACCAACTGGCTCAGGCAATGTCGCGCCTCCTCCAACCTCTCCATCACAGCACTGGAGGTGCTGCCGGGCGGAGGCTGGGACAACCTCCGCAACACGGACGCAGGTCGAGTCATGAACCTCAGCTACTTCCAGTGCCAGAGCACCGAGGACGGGCTTTATCTCATCCCAGATGAGGTGTTTGTCATCCCCCACAAGGAGACGGGCATTGAGATGAACTCTGAGATAATCAGCTCCTGGCTGGAGCAGAGAAGCTTGACATCTCATTCCATAAATGCAGAGATTTCCTTCTTCTCGGTGCTGAATGGCAAATTTTcgacagagaaccagaggatgAAAACCCATCAGGTCAAAGACTCTTCAACCACAGCCAGAGTGCAA GTTCGTAACTTCATCTACACAGTTAAGGCGTTTCCAGACTTCACTCTGGACACACGCTTTTCCCAACAAGTCAAAGAGATAGCCGATGCAATTGAAAACAACCAAACAAGGAACGTAGTCTATCTCTCAGAGAAGATGGTGCTGGACTATGGAACCCACGTCATCACCAGTGTTGATGCTGGGGCCACTTTGGTGGGGGAAGACTACATCCATTCTTCAAATGTGTCCGACAGTGCATCGGACAGTTCCTCTGTCAAAATGCAAGCAGGCTTAAACTTTTTTGACAAGGTCAAGTTTGAAATAAGCAGTCAGAATACCCAACAGAGCTCCTCTCTTCTAACATATCAGTCCAAGATTCAGTACTCTCTTATTCAAAGCCATGGCGGGGGCACGCCTTTCTATCCTGGCATCACCCTGCAGAAGTGGCAGGAAAGTATCAAGAACAACCTGGTTGCTATTGATCGGTCGGGATTCCCCTTGCACTACTTCATAAACATCAACACCTTGCTCGATCTGCCCCCACCTACGGTGGACAAAGTGGCTCTTGCGGTGAGTCAGGCTGTGGAGCGATACTACATGGTCAACACGCGGCCAGGATGCGTCGACGTCAAATCCAAGAACTTTAACTTCCAAGCCAACATTGATGACGCATCCTGCGAGGGCCCCGCTACAAACCTCAGTTTTGGTGGCGTGTACCAAAAGTGTACTTTTATCAGCTCAGATGCAGGTCCACTGTGTGATGCTCTGGCCCAGAAAAACCCACAAACAGGGAACTTTTCCTGTCTTTCGCCTTACTCTGCCACTTTACTGAGATCGGAGGTGAGACAGCAGGGTTACACTACCTACGACTGCCACAACCAAGGCTCTAAATGTGGGTTTCTTTGGCTTTCACATTGCGATAGTCAAGTGTGTCAGGACAACTACCACGTTCGCTCTGCACGCATCGACACCTACTGGTGCTCTGTGAGCGGAAAGGCCCCAGACAACTCAGGGTATCTGTTCGGAGGCATGTACAGCCCCTCCCTCCTGAACCCCCTCACCAATAGAAAAAGCTGTCCCACAAGTTTCATTCCAGTGAAGTTTCTCTCGGATGGCCAAGTGATCTGTGTGGGTAAGGACTATGAAATCGGCAGCAGATACTCAGTGCCATTCGGAGGCCTCTTCAGTTGTCAGTCAAACAACCCGTTGGCAAATAATCAACGCCGCTGCCCTCCTAAGTTCAGCCAGCACCTCGCCGCAGTGAGCGACGGCTGTGAAatcctttactgtgtccagtcagATCTGTTCACAGGTGGGCAGCTGCTTCCGATCCGTCTGCCACCTTTCATCAAGCCTCCACTTGTCAGCATGCAAGCCACAAATACAGTCATGGTCATGATTGATGGAGATATGAGCTGGATCAGAGTGGGGAAGACCAAGGCGTGGAAGCTGGCCAAACCAGAGGAAATCAAGGCAATGGTTGAGAAGCTTAACCCCGAATCGCGTCAGATGTCTGGTGGCGAAAAGGCCGGGTTAGCCTTCGGGCTGATTGGCATGATGGCGCTGGTGGTCATAGTGGCAGTAGTcctggtgaagaggaggagggggaagctgTCTGGGTTCAGGACAGCTGGGagctatgaggaaatacatgatGAGGTTGAATGTAAAGAACAAGATGCGGCTTAA
- the prf1.5 gene encoding perforin 1.5, which yields MRVGGYPRSNVIVLTLTALVLMEVCGVQGCWVGSGSECEKAPFVPGHNLAGEGFDVVRMRRTGAYVINVKAHLADNHTCTLCPNRFQAGQIQKLPAAVLDWRPFSRCSKQLSSALYHSVDSLLRSSSSMVNNNWGLGLSLENVGKAVLGGSRSDLAKFARSQHSVDKATFAMHEISCTYYSYRLADHPQLSAEFTKHLKRLPQSLNTSQNRAFYRRLIDTYGTHYIHQVQLGGKVRRITAFRTCLATLKGFSESDIKNCLNFELRMTLGFLPGNASLSNKCDNLLKGNMSMGFYQGFMTHKIEVIGGERYFPDILYQEDPSEAYQSWMGSLHDNPDVVSYAIFPLHHLVEDSQISVNLKSTVTEYIKDNQLQEDQAHFKNCSPTPNLDHNCCPLRAGRGTLRLEIHRAAGLRADTFTKTDAYVKIFYNGVYEETKTVMDNNDPAWNVTYDFGSVELGQSLRFEVWDRDVFYNDVAGICVVFPERGTHALSCQLSKGVLYFTYTIRCDAHLTGYRCGRYSPNAE from the exons ATGCGAGTTGGAGGATACCCACGGAGCAACGTCATCGTGCTCACACTGACTGCACTGGTCCTGATGGAGGTCTGCGGGGTCCAGGGCTGTTGGGTTGGCTCAGGGTCAGAGTGTGAGAAAGCCCCTTTTGTCCCGGGCCACAACCTGGCAGGAGAAGGTTTCGATGTAGTGCGGATGCGTCGCACGGGGGCATACGTCATCAATGTCAAAGCACATCTGGCCGACAACCACACCTGTACACTGTGTCCAAACCGCTTTCAAGCAGGACAG ATTCAAAAGCTCCCAGCTGCAGTGCTGGACTGGCGACCTTTCAGCCGCTGCAGTAAGCAGCTTTCTAGTGCCCTCTACCACTCGGTGGACTCCCTGCTGCGGAGTTCCAGCTCCATGGTCAACAATAACTGGGGCTTGGGCTTGAGTTTAGAAAATGTCGGCAAGGCAGTGCTGGGAGGAAGCCGCTCAGACTTGGCAAAGTTTGCCCGTTCGCAGCACAGCGTGGACAAGGCCACTTTTGCCATGCATGAAATCAGTTGCACCTACTACAG CTACAGACTGGCCGACCATCCCCAGCTGAGTGCAGAGTTCACAAAGCATCTGAAGAGACTCCCACAGAGCCTGAATACCAGCCAGAACAGAGCCTTCTACAGGCGGCTGATAGACACCTACGGGACGCACTACATACACCAG GTCCAGCTTGGTGGTAAGGTGAGGCGAATCACCGCCTTCAGGACCTGCCTGGCCACACTGAAGGGTTTCTCTGAGTCGGACATCAAAAACTGCTTGAACTTTGAACTCCGAATGACCCTGGGTTTCCTCCCTGGCAATGCCTCCTTGTCCAACAAGTGCGATAACCTCCTGAAGGGCAACATGAGCATGGGCTTCTACCAAGGCTTCATGACCCATAAGATCGAGGTGATCGGCGGGGAGAGGTATTTCCCTGACATCCTCTACCAGGAAGACCCATCTGAAGCATACCAGAGCTGGATGGGCAGCCTTCACGACAACCCTGATGTGGTTTCCTATGCCATCTTCCCTCTGCACCACCTGGTAGAGGACTCCCAAATCAGTGTGAATCTGAAAAGCACCGTCACAGAGTATATTAAAGATaaccagctgcaggaggaccaggctCATTTCAAGAACTGCTCCCCGACTCCCAACCTGGACCACAACTGCTGTCCTCTGCGGGCCGGCAGGGGAACTCTCAGACTGGAGATCCACAGGGCGGCAGGTCTGAGGGCAGACACCTTCACCAAAACAGACGCCTACGTGAAGATCTTCTACAACGGCGTGTACGAGGAGACCAAGACGGTGATGGACAACAACGACCCGGCGTGGAACGTGACCTACGACTTTGGATCGGTAGAACTGGGTCAGTCGTTGAGGTTTGAGGTCTGGGATCGAGACGTGTTCTACAATGACGTCGCGGGTATATGCGTCGTCTTCCCCGAGCGAGGAACTCACGCTCTGAGCTGTCAGCTGAGCAAAGGAGTGCTCTACTTCACCTACACCATCAGGTGTGACGCTCACCTGACAGGATACAGGTGTGGGCGGTACTCCCCCAATGCCGAGTAG